The stretch of DNA CTGATAAAATCATTGTAGCTATTAACCCACCCATTGTTAATTCAAATTCTTGGATAAGATAAACTCCAAAAACAATTATTAAAACAGTATTTAATCCAACTAATAAACCTGTAACCGTTGGAATTGAAGAGGATAATAATCTTGATTTTAGACTTTTATTAGCAATCTCACCTGTGGATTCTTCCCAATTAAACTGAATATTTCCTGACATTCCTTGTGCTTTAATTGTTTCTATATTTTGTAAAGCTTCAATTAGTATCCCATTTTTCTTAGCACTTGCTTCATAAGTACTTTCAATACTTGTTTGTAAAGGTTTTTTAACAATTAATGCATAAATTATTATTATTAGAATAATTATCATAGGAACAAAAACCAAAATACCTGAAATATAAAAAATCACACATAAAAAGAGTATTGCGAAAGGGAAATCAATAAGTACACTTAACGTTGCATTTGTTAAAAAACCTCTAATACTATCAAAACTTTTTAAATTATTTGCAAAAGAACCAACAGATTTTGGATGTGCATCCATTTGTAAATCTAAAACTTTTTCAAATATAATAGAAGACATAATAATATCACTTTTTTTACCAGCCATTTCTAAAAAATATGTTCTTAAAAATTTTAATGTTGCATCCAAAAGGAAGACAACAACTATACCTATTGTAAACACAAGTAAAGTTTCTTGTGCATTATTGGGAATAACTCTATCATATACGTTCATAGTAAATAATGGAGTAGCAAGAACAAATAAATTTATTAAAATTGAGGCTAGAATACAATCCATATAAATTTTTCTTGAAAAACCTAAAGTACTCCAAAACCAATGTTTTTGATTATTTAAATCAAGTGTTTTTTTACCATTTTCATGTTCATACTCATAAGCTTTTTTTAACATAAAAGCAAAACCTAAATATTCTTCTTCAAGTTTATCTACATCTATCCACTCTTCTAAAGGTTCTTCAACACCTGCAAAAATAATTTTTGCTTTTGTTTTATCATCAGAGAAATTTTCTAAAATACAACTATTCCCATTTGATAAAAGTAATATTACAGGTAATTGTAGAGCTAAAATATCTTTAATTGATCTTTGAATAATAGTTGTTTTTAATCCTGCTCTTGATGCTGCTCTTGAAAATAAAGATTTAGAATTTGTTTTTGAAAAAAGCATTGGAGAACTTAAGTTTGTATCCATTGGTAAACCAGATAATAAAGATTCTGAAGAAAAAGGTTTATGGAATAACCTTGTATATAAAACTAAAGACTCCAATAAAGTGTCTTCAGTTTTTAAAATTTTTTTTCTCATTAATTAACCTTCTTTATTTATTTTCTACTCTTTTAAGTACAGCTTCAATTCTTCTATTTAATGCTCGACCTTCTACTGTATCATTACTCGTAACTGGCTCACTAAAACCTCTTCCTATTGCTTCTATTCTATATAATTCAATTCCATTTTCTACTAATAAATTTTTTATAGCTTCTGCTCTTCTTTCTGACAACTTTTGATTGTAAATAACACCTGATCTAATATTATCTTTACTTGCATGCCCTGTTATTACTGTATTAAACTCTTTATTATCTTTTAAATATTTCGCAAATGCTAATACTTTCTCTTTTGTATTTGTTTTTACTATTGCTGAGTCATTTTCAAATAATACTTCTAAGTTTATTTTATTTGTACATCCATTTTCATCTACTGTATATCCTGCTGGTGTATTTGGACATTTATCTAATGAATTTACTACTCCATCTTTATCATCATCTAATACTATTGGTGCGTCTATTGCTTTTGGTACATATAATGCTATTGCTACTACATTATTTAATGT from Poseidonibacter antarcticus encodes:
- a CDS encoding type I secretion system permease/ATPase, yielding MRKKILKTEDTLLESLVLYTRLFHKPFSSESLLSGLPMDTNLSSPMLFSKTNSKSLFSRAASRAGLKTTIIQRSIKDILALQLPVILLLSNGNSCILENFSDDKTKAKIIFAGVEEPLEEWIDVDKLEEEYLGFAFMLKKAYEYEHENGKKTLDLNNQKHWFWSTLGFSRKIYMDCILASILINLFVLATPLFTMNVYDRVIPNNAQETLLVFTIGIVVVFLLDATLKFLRTYFLEMAGKKSDIIMSSIIFEKVLDLQMDAHPKSVGSFANNLKSFDSIRGFLTNATLSVLIDFPFAILFLCVIFYISGILVFVPMIIILIIIIYALIVKKPLQTSIESTYEASAKKNGILIEALQNIETIKAQGMSGNIQFNWEESTGEIANKSLKSRLLSSSIPTVTGLLVGLNTVLIIVFGVYLIQEFELTMGGLIATMILSGRAIAPMGQIAGLITNYEDAKTSFNMLDEIVNKPLERPLAREFVKRPSLKGNIEFRNVSFKYPDSEAYALKNVSFSIKEGEKVAFIGRIGSGKSTIAKLILKLYEPESGSVLIDGIDISQIDPADLRKKVSYVPQDIHLFRNSIKNNILGSYKFVDDEWMLKCSKISGTDEFVKLHPMGYDMPIGERGAGLSGGQRQSVGIARALINNSNMYLFDEPTNAMDQTSESHVLNNLRKDMNDKTLLLVTQKMNMLDLVSRVIVMHNGEKVLDGEKKDVIKKLGENNG